In the Aneurinibacillus soli genome, one interval contains:
- the sda gene encoding sporulation histidine kinase inhibitor Sda: MEKYDSFSYLSNEQLILTLKQAEEIGLHQEFIQILINEIKKRNLSIES; this comes from the coding sequence GATTCATTTTCTTATTTGAGTAATGAACAGCTGATCCTAACGTTAAAACAAGCAGAAGAAATCGGGTTACACCAGGAATTTATACAGATACTTATAAACGAGATTAAGAAGCGAAATCTATCGATAGAGAGCTAA